The genomic DNA GCTGATTGTTTGCGCCCCTCTCCCGCATGCGGGGGAGGGGAGAAGGATGCGGCGACGCCTCGGGGCGCTCCCGCAGGCTTAGAACCACCAACCGAGCCGCACCATGAGCCTGTTGTCCGTCAACAATATCGAAGTCATCTACGACCACGTCATCCTGGTGCTCAAGGGCGTTTCGCTCGACGTGCCGGAGGGGCGGATCGTGGCGCTGCTGGGCGCCAACGGCGCGGGCAAGACCACCACGCTCAAGGCCATCTCCAACCTGCTGCACGCCGAGCGCGGCGATGTCACCAAGGGCTCGATCGAGTACCGCGGCAACCGGGTCGACCGGCTCACGCCCAATGATTTGGTCAAGCGCGGCGTGATCCAGGTGATGGAGGGGCGGCATTGCTTCGCCCACCTGACGCTGGAGGAGAACCTGCTCACCGGCGCTTATACGCGCGGCTTGTCGCGCAGCGAAACACGCGATGCGCTGGAGCGCATCTACGAATACTTCCCGCGCCTGAAGACGCGCCGCAAGTCGCAGGCGGGCTACACCTCCGGCGGCGAGCAGCAGATGTGCGCGATCGGCCGGGCCATGATGGCCAAGCCCAGCATGATCCTGCTCGATGAGCCATCGATGGGGCTGGCGCCGCAGATCGTGGAAGAGATTTTCGAGATCGTGCGCGACCTGAACCAGCGCGAGAAGGTCAGCTTCCTGCTGGCGGAGCAGAACACCATGGTGGCGCTGCGCTATGCGGACTACGGCTACATCCTGGAGAACGGCCGCGTGGTGATGGATGGCGCGGCCGAGGCGCTGCGCACGAATGAGGATGTGAAGGAGTTCTACCTGGGCGTCGCCGCCAATGATGGAGAGGGCGGTGGGCGAAGCTCTTTCCGCGACGTAAAAAGTTATCGCCGCCGCAAGCGCTGGCTCGCCTGACAGGAGCCCTCGGCTGCACGCGATGCCCCACGCGATGCCTCACGCGTTTCATCACGCGACTTCCCCTACGCGAACTACGCACCATGTCTGAATACTTCGATTCGCTTGAAACGCGCGCTCCGGCCGTCCGCTTGCAGGCTTTGCTGGACGCGTTGTCGCGCCAGGTTGCGCATGCCAAGGCGCATGCGCCTTATTTTGCGGAGGTGCTGCGCGACGTTGACCCGCGCGCGCTGGACTCACGCGCCGCGCTGGCGGCGCTGCCGGTAACGCGCAAGTCCGAGCTGACGGCGCGGCAAAGGACGATGCCGCCGCTGGGCGGGCTGAATGCGACGCCGCCCGGCGGCCTGCGCCATATCTTCCAGTCGCCCGGCCCGATCTTTGAGCCCGACGGGCATGGCGCCGACTGGTGGCGGATCGCGCGCGCGATGTTCGCGGCGGGCTTCCGCTCGGGCGACCTGGTCTACAACACCTTCTCCTATCACTTCACGCCGGCCGGCATGATGATGGAAACCGGCGCCCATCGGCTTGGCTGCTGCGTGTTTCCGGCGGGCGTGGGGCAGACCGAATCGCAGGTGCAGGCAATGGCTAGCCTGCAGCCGGCGGCCTACGCCGGCACGCCATCCTTTCTCAAGCTGCTGCTGGAAAAAGGCGACGAGCTCGGCTCGCCCTGCCGGGGCCTGAGCAAGGCGCTGGTGTCAGGCGAGGCATTGCCGCCTTCGCTGCGCGCCTGGTTCACCGAGCGCGGCATCCGCGTGCAGCAGATGTACGGCAGCGCTGACGTGGGCCTGATCGCCTACGAGACGCAGGGCGGCGATGGCTGGGTGGTGGACGAGAATGTGCTGGTGGAGATCGTCGAGCCGGGCGGCACGCAACCGATGCCTGACGGCGAGACCGGTGAGGTGGTGGTGACGGTGCTGGGCAATGGCGACTATCTGCTGATCCGCTTCGGCACGGGCGACCTGTCGGCGTTCGTTGCCGGTTGCGATCAGCGCGCCAGCCCGTGCGGGCGCACCAACCAGCGGCTCAAGGGCTGGCTGGGACGCGCCGACCAGACCACCAAGGTCAAGGGCATGTTCGTGCATCCCGGGCAGGTGGGCGAGGTGGTGCGGCGCCATCCCGAGGTGCGCGCGGCGCGCCTGGTGGTGACGGGCAGCGTGGGCGCCGACGTGATGACCCTGCACTGCGATGCCACGCGGGACGATGCGGGGCTGGCGCAGGCCATCGGCGAATCGCTGCGCGAGGTGATGCGCCTGCGCGGCGAGGTGCGCTTCGTGGCGGCGGGTTCGCTGCCGCAGGATGGCAAGGTGATCGAGGACGCGCGGCGTTACGACTGAGTGCGATCGCGGCCAGGGGCGGGGCCGCATGGCCGCCGGCGGGCCGCGTCGGCAGCCACAGCAGCCATGCGCTGACGGCCCGCTGCCGGCGGCTGCGGACCGCGCTAGGCGCGGGCGTAGCGGATGGCAACGCGCTCAGACCGCGAGTCCCAGGCGGGCGCGCGCGTCGTTGTACTCGGCCTTCATGCGCGCCACGATTTCGCCCGCGGTGGGGATGTCGTGGATCTGGCCCACGCCCTGGCCGGCGCCCCAGACGTCCTTCCATGCCTTGGCCTTGGAGGCGCCGCTGGAGAAGTCCATCTTGGTCTTGTCGGCCTGCGGCAGGTTGGCGGGATCTAGCCCCGAGGCTTCGATGCTCTCGCGGATGTAGTTGCCGTGCACCCCGGTAGAACAGGTTGGTGTAGATGATGTCGGCCGCGGCGGAGGTGGTGATCGACTGCTTGTAGGACTCGCTGGCATGCGCTTCCTGCGAGGCGATGAAGCGGGTGCCCACGTAGGCGAAGTCCGCGCCCATGGCCTGCGCGGCCAGCACGGATTCGCCGGTGGCGATGGAGCCTGACAGCGCGATCACGCCGTCGAAGATCTTGCGCACTTCGCCCACCAGCGCGAACGGCGACAGCGTGCCGGCATGGCCGCCGGCGCCGGCCGCCACCAGGATCAGGCCATCCACGCCGGCCTCGATCGCCTTCTCGGCGTGGCGGATGCTGATCACATCGTGCAGCACGATGCCGCCATAGCTGTGCACCGCGTCGATCATCTCCTTGGGCGGCGCGCGCAGCGAGGTGATGAAGATGGGTACCTTGTGGTCCACGCAGACCTTGATGTCGTGCTCCAGGCGCACATTGGAGTTGTGCACGATCTGGTTGACCGCGATCGGGCCGACCGGCTTGCCCGGGTTGGCGGCGCGGAAAGCGGCCAGGTTTTCTTCCATCTGCGTGAGCCAGTCGCCCAGCATCTCGGCGGGGCGCGCGTTCAGCGCGGGGAAGGAACCGACGATGCCCGCCTTGCACTGCGCCAGCACCAGCTCGGGGTAGCTGACGATGAACATCGGGGAGGAAATCACGGGCAGCGCCAGGTTTTGCAGGACCTGGGGCAATTGTTTGGCGGCGGGCATGGCGTCTCCTGGACCACGGTTGGGCGCCGGTGGCACCCTGGATATGAACGATCGTTCGATTATAGGGAGTTTCGGCTGGCGGGCGTTAGAAGGGGCTGTCTACCTGGGCTATTGCCGGGGCAACCTGCCGGGGCAACCTGCGGGGACAACCTTTGAGCCCAATCTACGCCGGAACGCGCGCCGGCTGCAAGTAACATGGCGGCATGCACTTCGTCGCCGGCCCTGCCACAAAACGGCCGGCTGCCGCGTCTTGTCTCAACCACCGGACCCTTCCAGCTCCAGTCATGCGTTCCAGCACCTTGCCCGCCGATGCGGATGTCTTCGCCACATTGCGTGCGCGCCTGTTTTCGATCGCCTACCGCATGCTCGGCACCCGGGCGGACGCCGAGGACGTGCTCCAGGATGCCTGGCTGCGCTGGGACCGCGCGGACCACGCCGCGCTGGCGTCGGCCGAGGCCTGGTTGGTGACCGTGGTCACGCGGCTGGCCATCGACCGGCTGCGCGCGGCCAAGACCGAGCGCGAAGCCTACGTGGGGTGGTGGCTGCCCGAGCCGCTGGTGGAACTGGACGAGCGTACGCCGGAGGCCGCGGCCGAGATGGCGAGCGAGCTGTCGGTCGCATTCCTGTGGGTGCTGGAGCGCTTGTCCGCCGACGAGCGCGCGGCCTTCCTGCTGCGGCAGGTGTTCGATCACGACTACGCCGAGATCGCGGCGCTGCTCGGCAAGAGCGAGGCCGCCTGCCGGCAGATGGTGCACCGGGCCTCCGAGCGGGTGCAGCAGGAGCGCCCGCGCTTTGACGTGCCCAAAGACACGCATCGGCGCTTGCTGGAAACCTTCATGCAGGCCGTGCGCAGCGGCGAGATGGACGCTATCAAGGCGGTGCTGGCCGACGACGTGCAGATTATCGGCGATGGCGGCGGCAAGGTGACTTCGTTCGTCAAGGTGGTGCATGGCGCGGACAACATCGCCAGGCTGTACGGCCATTTGGCCCAGCGCTATGGCGACGCGCAGGTTTACCGTCTCGCCTGGATCAACGGCGAGCCGGGATTGCTGCGCTACGTGGGCGGGCAGCTTGAGTCGGCGCAGGCTTTCCTCATCGACGGCGAGCGCATTGCCGCGATCTACTCGGTGCGCAATCCGGACAAGCTGGCGGGCGTTCCTCCACTTTCTTGACGCGCGCTGTCACAAACGCCTGGGCCCCCGCGTCTTGAATGCATGGGGGCCGCAAGGGGCGGCCTTCGCAACGCAAGCGACCTCACGGGATCTCACCAGATTTCACGAGCTCGCACCGAAAGGCCCAGCCATGACCCACACCGTCCGTCTCCCGTACTTCCAGCTTGCCCCCAAGTCCTTCAAGGCATTGCTCGACCTGTCCGCCACCGTCCAGAACGGCTTGCTCGGCAAGCGGCTTGTCGACCTGGTTTTCCTGCGCGTGTCGCAGGTCAACGGCTGCGGCTTCTGCATCGACATGCACTGGCGCGACCTGATCCGGCAGGAGGTGGATCCGCGCCATCTCAACGCCGTCGCCGGCTGGCGCGAAGCGCCGTTCTTCAGCGAGCGCGAGCGCGCCGCATTGCGCTGGGCGGAGATCGTCGCAGCCACGCCGCACAGCGATGCGAGCGACGCGGAGTTTGCCGCTTTGCGCGTGCACTTTTCCGATGAAGAGGTCGCCGAGCTTGGCTTTGCCATTGTCACGATCAACGCGTGGAACCTGCTCAACGTAAGCTTGCGCAACCCGATCCCGGAAAAGGCGTAACCGCCGTCAGGGCAAAAAACCCCGCTACGCCGCGGGGCAACTACCACGAAGACTGATAGGAAGAGGCGGGAGGGCACCTGCCAATGCCGCATCCGCACAGCGGACTATAGGCGGCGTTTATGACGGACTGAAGACGCTCGCGTGAAGACGGGATGACGGCAGCAATCCTGCGATATGGCCGGTTTGCTCCCCACTGGTGAGAGAGGGTCCGGGGGAGAGGGCGGGCGCTCGTTGCGGCGTCGTGCCGGACAACACCACGGGCTTCGCTTCAAGTGGCTCCTAGCTAAGCCACCCCTCTCCCCGGCCCTCTCCCCTGAGGGGAGAGGGAGAAACAGCCGTCGTCATGGCGCGCGGCTTTGGCCCCTTGGTTGTCAGATCTTTTCCAGCAGCAGGCCCTTGAGGTACTCGCCTTCGGGGAAGGCGGCCAGCATCGGGTGATCGGTGCCGGCCGAGAGGCGGCGCAGGATGCGCGCGTCGGCGCGGGCATCGGTCGCCGCGCCCGCCACGATCTTCTGGAACAGCTCCATGCTGATGGCGCCGGAGCACGAGTAGGTGAACAGAAGGCCGCCCGGGCGCAGCAACTGCAGGCCGACCAGGTTGATCTCCTTGTACGCGCGCGCGGCACGGTCGATGTGCTGGGCCGAGGGCGCGAACTTGGGCGGGTCCAGCACGATCAGGTCGAACTGGCGGCCGTCGGCGCGGAACTGGCGCAGCGACTTGAACACATCGGCGTCGAGCCAGGTCGCCCGCTCGGGGTCGAAGCCGTTGAGGGTGACGTTGCCCGCGGCGGTCTTGAGCGCTTCGCCGGAGGAGTCGATCGAGGTCACCGAGGTGGCGCCGCCGCGCAGCGCCGCCAGCGAGAAGCCGCCGGTGTAGCAAAAGCAGTTGAGCACTTCGCGCCCGTTGGCCAGATCGCCCACCAGCTTGCGGTTGTCGCGCTGGTCGACGTAGAAGCCGGTCTTGTGGCCACTCTTCACGTCCACGTAGTAGCGCACGCCGTGCTCGGTCACGTTGAGCTCAGGATCGGGCTCCGCGCCGGCCAGCACGCCGGTCACCAGCGGCAGGCCTTCGCGCTCGCGCACGGCGGCGTCGGAGCGCTCGTACACGTTGGGGCAGCCGGTTTCCTTGACCAGCGCCTGCACCAGCGCATCCTTCCAGGCTTCGACCCCGGCCGCGTTGAACTGGCACACCAGCTGGCCGTCGGC from Cupriavidus sp. D39 includes the following:
- a CDS encoding ABC transporter ATP-binding protein, with translation MSLLSVNNIEVIYDHVILVLKGVSLDVPEGRIVALLGANGAGKTTTLKAISNLLHAERGDVTKGSIEYRGNRVDRLTPNDLVKRGVIQVMEGRHCFAHLTLEENLLTGAYTRGLSRSETRDALERIYEYFPRLKTRRKSQAGYTSGGEQQMCAIGRAMMAKPSMILLDEPSMGLAPQIVEEIFEIVRDLNQREKVSFLLAEQNTMVALRYADYGYILENGRVVMDGAAEALRTNEDVKEFYLGVAANDGEGGGRSSFRDVKSYRRRKRWLA
- a CDS encoding phenylacetate--CoA ligase family protein, with the protein product MSEYFDSLETRAPAVRLQALLDALSRQVAHAKAHAPYFAEVLRDVDPRALDSRAALAALPVTRKSELTARQRTMPPLGGLNATPPGGLRHIFQSPGPIFEPDGHGADWWRIARAMFAAGFRSGDLVYNTFSYHFTPAGMMMETGAHRLGCCVFPAGVGQTESQVQAMASLQPAAYAGTPSFLKLLLEKGDELGSPCRGLSKALVSGEALPPSLRAWFTERGIRVQQMYGSADVGLIAYETQGGDGWVVDENVLVEIVEPGGTQPMPDGETGEVVVTVLGNGDYLLIRFGTGDLSAFVAGCDQRASPCGRTNQRLKGWLGRADQTTKVKGMFVHPGQVGEVVRRHPEVRAARLVVTGSVGADVMTLHCDATRDDAGLAQAIGESLREVMRLRGEVRFVAAGSLPQDGKVIEDARRYD
- the sigJ gene encoding RNA polymerase sigma factor SigJ, translated to MRSSTLPADADVFATLRARLFSIAYRMLGTRADAEDVLQDAWLRWDRADHAALASAEAWLVTVVTRLAIDRLRAAKTEREAYVGWWLPEPLVELDERTPEAAAEMASELSVAFLWVLERLSADERAAFLLRQVFDHDYAEIAALLGKSEAACRQMVHRASERVQQERPRFDVPKDTHRRLLETFMQAVRSGEMDAIKAVLADDVQIIGDGGGKVTSFVKVVHGADNIARLYGHLAQRYGDAQVYRLAWINGEPGLLRYVGGQLESAQAFLIDGERIAAIYSVRNPDKLAGVPPLS
- a CDS encoding carboxymuconolactone decarboxylase family protein produces the protein MTHTVRLPYFQLAPKSFKALLDLSATVQNGLLGKRLVDLVFLRVSQVNGCGFCIDMHWRDLIRQEVDPRHLNAVAGWREAPFFSERERAALRWAEIVAATPHSDASDAEFAALRVHFSDEEVAELGFAIVTINAWNLLNVSLRNPIPEKA